One Clostridium estertheticum DNA segment encodes these proteins:
- a CDS encoding ABC transporter substrate-binding protein produces MKKKFLALTLVIIMGISIVGCTSKVKEEAAPKALKTLTIGVMPDLVILPLIIADHNGYFKEQGIQVKLEHFKSAADRDAALQTGKIHGATSDMLSVVFFNDSKFDVKITSKTDGSFKLIAGKDSGISKVEQSAGKSIGISKNTIIEYLTDRIMESSNIDVNLPKKVSIPSLPTRIEMLNNGKLDMVTIPEPLASTAIASGGKILSSSEKLGINPGVMIFTADAIASKPEEIKALYRAYNKAVEFINTEKPESYIDFVIKEAGFPEIVKKTLVLPKYSKASMPPEKELKEVLTWLKAKKLTPNNYTLKDLSNSTFIK; encoded by the coding sequence ATGAAAAAAAAATTTTTAGCACTTACGTTAGTAATAATAATGGGTATAAGTATTGTTGGTTGCACGAGCAAGGTTAAAGAGGAGGCAGCCCCCAAGGCACTGAAAACTTTAACTATTGGTGTCATGCCTGATTTAGTCATACTTCCACTTATTATAGCAGATCACAATGGATATTTTAAAGAGCAAGGGATTCAGGTAAAATTAGAACATTTTAAAAGTGCTGCAGATAGAGATGCAGCCCTTCAAACCGGTAAAATTCACGGAGCAACGTCTGATATGCTTTCCGTCGTTTTTTTTAACGATAGCAAATTCGATGTTAAAATTACATCAAAAACAGATGGTAGCTTTAAATTGATTGCTGGAAAAGATTCTGGTATTTCAAAAGTTGAACAATCTGCTGGAAAATCAATAGGAATTTCTAAAAATACTATTATTGAATACCTAACAGATAGAATTATGGAAAGTTCAAATATAGATGTTAACTTACCCAAAAAGGTTTCAATACCAAGTTTACCTACTAGGATTGAAATGTTAAACAATGGTAAATTAGATATGGTCACAATACCAGAGCCTCTTGCAAGTACTGCAATTGCATCTGGTGGAAAAATTTTAAGCAGTTCTGAAAAACTTGGAATAAACCCTGGCGTAATGATATTCACAGCGGATGCAATAGCATCAAAACCTGAAGAAATCAAAGCACTTTATAGAGCCTATAATAAAGCTGTAGAATTTATAAATACAGAAAAGCCTGAAAGCTATATTGATTTTGTAATTAAAGAGGCTGGTTTTCCAGAAATTGTAAAGAAAACCTTGGTTCTTCCCAAGTATTCAAAAGCTTCTATGCCACCTGAAAAAGAACTAAAAGAAGTTTTAACTTGGCTTAAAGCAAAAAAACTAACTCCTAATAACTACACATTAAAAGATTTATCAAATAGTACCTTTATTAAATAA
- a CDS encoding peptidase U32 family protein, with the protein MSRFFNNKEIELLAPVGTFEIFEKVIKSGADAVYLGGKKLNMRLHRKDYNLSNDEIEKAITIAHSLNKKVYITVNNILSQEDLKDAEEYLTFLERVQPDGLIIQDVSILELINSLNLNLTLHSSVMMNVHNLETIKTLRECGITRIVASRDMDLQAIKNLHNQTDMEFECFVHGDMCISHGGHCLYSGLILGKSSNRGLCMKPCRWHYTTKKDGLVYPTEFPMACKDMYMYEHLPEMIEAGILSFKIEGRMRDADFLVTMINYYSDAIDRYIDDPICYDRKKDAQTIYENRKRDLSTCSAFGTPGLSYINRRYEGNDNNGFGKVFSNPIKEIEIRKVRLEEIKNLLNGKTSLAQKPKLSVKVDSYTQATVALDEGVDAIYLSGEVFEPNHPFSKSEILKLTNYKKNTKIYLGFPKMMFEEDFSKFDQLLKENNLGLDGLIVTNLGAIHKYKSLGLELIGDYTLNIYNHKAASFYEKQGLSIATLSVETPVLDAIDVITKSPIPIEILVHGSPTVMYMNHDLYENTKVLESTGRENNSNAPNNILVLVDEKTHEHPVYRDNYGRNHMTLYKELCYLPFLKELNDIGVNHFKIDGCHYDTNNLRKVLRIYKEAINDLSKCEDLFDSLDHSGAGFTFGAFQFN; encoded by the coding sequence ATGAGTAGATTTTTTAATAACAAGGAAATAGAATTACTAGCTCCTGTGGGAACTTTTGAAATTTTTGAAAAGGTTATTAAAAGTGGTGCTGATGCCGTATATTTGGGTGGCAAGAAATTAAATATGCGTTTGCATAGAAAAGACTACAACCTGTCAAATGATGAAATAGAAAAAGCAATTACTATTGCTCATTCCTTAAACAAAAAGGTTTATATAACAGTAAACAATATTTTAAGTCAAGAGGACTTAAAAGATGCGGAGGAATATCTAACATTCTTAGAAAGAGTTCAACCTGATGGTTTAATTATTCAAGATGTTAGCATATTAGAATTAATCAATAGTTTAAATTTAAATTTAACTCTCCACTCATCTGTAATGATGAATGTTCACAATTTAGAAACTATTAAAACCCTTAGAGAATGTGGAATTACTAGAATTGTTGCCTCCAGGGACATGGATTTACAAGCCATAAAAAATCTCCATAACCAAACCGACATGGAATTTGAATGTTTTGTTCATGGAGATATGTGTATTTCCCACGGTGGTCACTGCTTATACAGTGGTTTGATTTTGGGTAAAAGTAGTAATAGGGGACTTTGCATGAAGCCATGTCGCTGGCATTATACAACGAAAAAAGACGGTCTAGTTTATCCAACAGAATTTCCAATGGCTTGTAAAGATATGTATATGTATGAGCATCTACCTGAAATGATTGAAGCGGGTATCCTCTCCTTTAAAATAGAGGGACGAATGAGAGATGCAGATTTTCTAGTTACAATGATTAATTACTATAGCGATGCTATAGATAGATATATTGATGACCCTATTTGTTATGATAGAAAAAAAGATGCCCAAACTATTTATGAAAATCGGAAGAGAGACTTATCTACCTGCAGTGCATTTGGAACACCAGGGCTCTCATATATAAATAGACGTTATGAAGGTAATGATAACAATGGCTTTGGTAAAGTTTTCAGTAATCCTATAAAAGAAATTGAAATTAGAAAAGTTAGGCTAGAAGAAATAAAGAATCTTCTAAATGGAAAAACTTCACTAGCACAGAAACCTAAGTTAAGTGTAAAAGTAGATTCCTACACACAAGCTACGGTCGCATTAGATGAAGGTGTAGACGCAATTTATTTATCTGGAGAAGTTTTTGAACCAAATCACCCTTTTAGTAAAAGTGAAATACTTAAATTAACCAATTACAAGAAAAATACCAAGATTTATCTTGGTTTTCCAAAAATGATGTTTGAAGAGGATTTTTCAAAATTCGATCAGTTACTTAAGGAAAATAACTTAGGACTTGATGGCTTAATTGTAACCAATTTAGGAGCTATTCATAAATACAAATCTTTAGGGCTTGAGCTTATTGGAGATTACACTTTAAACATTTATAATCATAAAGCTGCTAGTTTCTATGAAAAGCAAGGTTTATCCATTGCTACCCTTTCCGTAGAGACACCTGTGCTAGATGCTATCGATGTCATTACTAAATCGCCAATTCCTATTGAAATTTTAGTTCATGGTTCTCCAACAGTTATGTATATGAATCATGATTTATATGAGAATACTAAAGTCTTAGAGTCTACAGGACGTGAAAATAATTCTAACGCTCCTAACAACATATTAGTTTTAGTTGATGAAAAAACACATGAACACCCAGTATACCGAGATAACTACGGTAGAAATCATATGACGCTTTATAAAGAGCTTTGTTATCTTCCCTTTTTAAAAGAACTTAATGATATTGGCGTAAATCATTTTAAAATTGATGGCTGCCATTATGATACCAATAATCTACGAAAAGTTTTAAGGATTTACAAAGAAGCCATTAATGACTTAAGCAAATGTGAGGATTTATTTGATTCTCTAGATCATAGCGGTGCTGGATTTACCTTTGGAGCTTTTCAATTTAATTAA
- a CDS encoding peptidase U32 family protein: MSRFFNNKEIELLAPAGTFEIFEKVIHSGANAVYLGGKKLNMRMLRSDYNLSNDEIEKAIAIAHSLNKKVYITVNNLLSQQDLKDAEEYLKFLDKVQPDALIIQDLSILELINSLNLNLTLHSSVMMNVHNLETIVTLRECGITRIVASREMDLQTIKNLHNQTDMEFEYFAHGDMCIAHGAQCLYSAMLFGQSSNRGLCMKPCRWNFTMKKDGLAYPTEYPMAVKDMYMYEHLPEMIEAGVLSFKIEGRMKDSDFLVTLINYYSDAIDRYIEDPICYDRTKDAQSIYETRKRDLSTCSAFGKPGLSNINRRSEGTGKIFSKPAEEIEISKEKVAQIKKLLNEETPLSQKPKLSVKVASFSQAKVAIEVGIDAIYLSGEVFAPNLPFSKSEILELTKNKQNTKIYLGFPRMMFEEDFSKYNQLLKENNLGLDGLIVTNLGAIHKYKSLGLELIGDYSLNIYNHSAARFYEKQGLSIATLSVETALLDAKETITKSPIPIEMIVHGSPTVMYMGYNLYENTKVLEPSRREDNSHVDNKVLVLVDEKAHEHPVYMDNYGRNHMTLYKNLCYLPFLKELNDIGVNHFRVEACHYDTNKLRKILCIYKEAINDLSKCEELFHTLDTDDAGFTLGAFQFN; encoded by the coding sequence ATGAGTAGATTTTTTAATAACAAGGAAATAGAATTACTAGCTCCTGCGGGAACTTTTGAAATTTTTGAAAAGGTTATTCACAGCGGTGCTAATGCGGTATATTTGGGTGGCAAGAAATTAAATATGCGTATGCTACGATCAGATTATAACCTGTCAAATGATGAAATAGAAAAAGCTATTGCTATTGCCCATTCCTTAAACAAAAAGGTTTATATAACAGTAAACAATCTTTTAAGTCAGCAGGATTTAAAAGATGCTGAGGAATATCTAAAATTCTTAGATAAAGTTCAACCTGATGCACTAATTATTCAAGATCTTAGCATATTAGAATTAATCAATAGTTTAAATTTAAACCTAACTCTCCATTCATCTGTAATGATGAATGTCCACAACTTAGAAACTATTGTAACCCTTAGAGAATGTGGAATTACTAGAATTGTTGCATCCCGGGAGATGGATTTACAAACCATAAAAAATCTACATAACCAAACTGATATGGAATTCGAATATTTTGCACATGGTGATATGTGTATTGCCCACGGTGCTCAATGCTTGTATAGTGCCATGCTTTTCGGACAAAGTAGTAATAGAGGACTTTGCATGAAGCCCTGTCGCTGGAATTTTACAATGAAAAAAGATGGACTAGCCTATCCTACAGAATATCCAATGGCGGTTAAAGATATGTATATGTATGAACATCTACCTGAAATGATTGAAGCTGGAGTCCTCTCCTTTAAAATAGAAGGAAGAATGAAAGATTCAGATTTTTTAGTTACCTTAATTAATTACTATAGCGATGCTATAGATAGATATATTGAGGACCCTATTTGCTATGATAGAACAAAAGACGCACAAAGTATTTATGAAACTCGTAAAAGAGACTTATCTACCTGCAGTGCCTTTGGAAAACCAGGACTATCAAATATCAACAGACGTTCCGAAGGTACAGGTAAAATTTTCAGTAAACCTGCAGAAGAAATTGAAATTAGTAAAGAGAAGGTAGCACAAATAAAGAAGCTTTTAAATGAAGAAACACCTCTATCACAGAAACCTAAGCTAAGTGTAAAAGTAGCTTCTTTTTCACAAGCTAAAGTGGCAATAGAGGTGGGCATAGACGCAATTTATTTATCTGGAGAAGTTTTTGCGCCAAACCTTCCTTTTAGTAAGAGTGAAATACTTGAGTTAACTAAAAACAAACAAAATACAAAGATATATCTAGGTTTTCCAAGAATGATGTTTGAAGAGGATTTTTCTAAATACAATCAATTACTTAAGGAAAATAACTTAGGTCTTGATGGCTTAATTGTAACCAATTTAGGAGCTATTCATAAATACAAATCACTAGGACTTGAGCTTATTGGGGATTATTCTTTAAATATTTATAATCACTCAGCAGCTAGGTTCTATGAAAAGCAAGGGTTATCTATCGCTACTCTTTCTGTAGAAACAGCACTGCTAGACGCTAAAGAAACTATTACGAAATCACCAATTCCTATTGAAATGATAGTTCATGGCTCTCCAACAGTTATGTATATGGGCTATAATTTATATGAGAACACTAAAGTCTTAGAGCCTTCGAGACGTGAAGATAATTCTCATGTTGATAACAAGGTATTAGTTTTAGTTGATGAAAAAGCACATGAACACCCAGTATATATGGATAACTATGGAAGGAATCATATGACGCTTTATAAAAATCTTTGTTATCTTCCCTTTTTAAAAGAACTTAATGATATTGGTGTAAACCATTTTAGAGTTGAAGCCTGCCATTATGATACTAATAAGCTACGAAAAATTTTGTGTATTTACAAAGAAGCCATTAATGATTTAAGCAAGTGTGAAGAACTATTCCATACTCTAGATACTGATGATGCAGGCTTTACTCTTGGAGCTTTTCAATTTAATTAA
- a CDS encoding aspartate aminotransferase family protein, whose protein sequence is MSNYIGPEEIIKKKKQFLFPCSQHFYKTPPQIVRGEMQYLFDSDGKKYLDFFAGVSVVNCGHCNPEILNATIEQMKTLQHTSIIYLTQPIVDLAEKLSYVLPGEINHSFFCCTGSEANEGALLLARIYTGRNEFISLNNSLHGRTYLTMSATGIPMWRADPMLSDSFTFVPSAYNSDTTLEAAAIESLEAIEKVIESKGPDKIAALIAEPIQGNGGIITPPHWYFKKLKCLLQKHGILLIVDEVQTGFGRTGKMFAIENYNVVPDIITVAKALGNGIPISAFCTNEEIAKVFTSASASTLGGNPVAASTAIAVLDYIEKNNLCENAENLGLKLKAGLHKLKGLYPIIYDVRGIGLMLGIELLKENGEPASEEVDFILEILKDEGILLGKNGLGRNVLAFQPPLVITENDVDLVLEKLNLALSKLS, encoded by the coding sequence ATGTCTAATTACATAGGTCCAGAAGAAATCATAAAAAAAAAGAAACAATTTCTTTTTCCCTGTTCACAACATTTTTATAAAACCCCACCTCAAATTGTACGTGGAGAAATGCAGTATTTATTTGATTCAGATGGTAAAAAATATCTTGATTTCTTTGCAGGCGTTTCTGTTGTTAATTGTGGCCATTGTAACCCAGAAATTTTAAATGCAACAATAGAGCAAATGAAAACCCTTCAACACACAAGTATTATATATTTAACTCAGCCAATAGTTGATCTGGCTGAAAAGCTTTCATATGTATTACCAGGAGAAATTAATCATTCCTTCTTTTGCTGTACAGGGTCAGAGGCTAATGAAGGTGCTCTTCTACTTGCTAGGATTTACACTGGAAGAAATGAATTTATTTCATTAAATAACAGCTTACATGGTAGAACTTATTTAACTATGAGTGCTACAGGAATACCTATGTGGAGAGCGGATCCTATGCTTTCGGATTCTTTCACCTTTGTACCCAGTGCTTATAACAGTGATACAACCCTTGAAGCCGCAGCTATAGAGTCCTTGGAAGCTATAGAAAAAGTAATAGAGAGTAAGGGCCCAGATAAAATTGCAGCTTTAATTGCAGAACCTATACAAGGTAATGGAGGAATTATAACTCCACCTCATTGGTATTTCAAAAAATTAAAGTGCCTACTCCAAAAACATGGAATATTATTAATAGTAGATGAAGTCCAAACGGGTTTTGGAAGAACTGGTAAGATGTTTGCCATAGAGAATTATAATGTAGTTCCAGATATAATTACCGTGGCAAAAGCTTTAGGAAATGGAATACCTATATCAGCTTTTTGTACAAATGAAGAAATAGCTAAAGTATTTACTAGCGCTTCTGCCTCTACCTTAGGTGGAAATCCGGTAGCTGCAAGCACAGCTATAGCTGTACTTGATTACATTGAAAAAAACAACTTATGTGAAAATGCTGAAAATTTAGGATTAAAATTAAAAGCTGGACTTCACAAACTTAAGGGATTGTATCCAATAATTTATGATGTTAGAGGTATTGGACTTATGTTAGGCATAGAGCTATTAAAAGAAAATGGTGAACCTGCCTCTGAAGAAGTGGATTTCATTTTAGAAATATTAAAAGATGAAGGTATTCTTTTAGGTAAAAATGGATTAGGTAGAAACGTACTAGCATTCCAGCCGCCTCTTGTTATAACGGAAAACGATGTGGATTTAGTGTTAGAGAAATTGAATTTAGCTTTAAGTAAATTAAGTTAG
- a CDS encoding acetate kinase: protein MKILVINCGSSSLKYQLINMEDENCLEQGLIERIGSEGAGLTQKVEGREKYIVKQSMQDHKDAIKLVLQTLIDETNGVIKSVDEISAVGHRVVHGGEYYSKSVLIDEKVMKALKDCSKLAPLHNPPNITGINSCKALMPSTPMVAVFDTAFHQNMPEHAYIYALPYELYEENKIRKYGFHGTSHKYVSQVAAEMMNKDIKDLKIISCHLGNGASIAAISGGKSIDTSMGFTPLAGIAMGTRSGDIDPSIITFLMEELSLSPEQVTELLNKKSGVLGISGISSDFRDLWAAAKDNKRAQLALDVFHYEVKKFICSYAGALGGVDCIIFTAGVGENSAKSREACCTGLEFLGVKIDSEKNNVIGKAAEISTSDSTVKVFVIPTNEELTIARDTKEVVNS, encoded by the coding sequence ATGAAAATATTAGTTATTAACTGTGGAAGTTCTTCTCTGAAATATCAACTTATAAATATGGAAGATGAAAATTGTTTAGAACAAGGGTTGATTGAGAGGATTGGTAGTGAAGGAGCGGGTTTAACTCAAAAGGTAGAAGGCAGAGAAAAATATATAGTAAAACAAAGCATGCAGGATCATAAAGATGCAATTAAATTAGTTCTTCAAACGCTTATAGATGAAACTAATGGAGTAATTAAAAGTGTAGATGAAATCTCAGCGGTAGGGCATAGAGTGGTTCATGGCGGAGAATATTATTCTAAGTCTGTATTGATTGATGAAAAAGTAATGAAGGCTCTAAAGGATTGTTCAAAACTCGCACCACTACATAATCCACCTAATATTACAGGAATTAATAGTTGCAAAGCACTTATGCCAAGCACTCCAATGGTTGCTGTATTTGATACAGCCTTTCATCAAAATATGCCAGAACATGCATATATTTATGCACTACCATATGAATTATATGAAGAGAACAAAATAAGAAAATATGGGTTCCACGGAACTTCTCATAAATATGTCTCCCAAGTAGCTGCAGAAATGATGAACAAAGACATTAAAGATTTAAAAATCATTTCCTGTCATTTAGGAAATGGAGCAAGTATTGCTGCAATTAGTGGAGGTAAATCCATTGATACAAGTATGGGATTCACTCCTCTTGCAGGGATTGCTATGGGCACAAGATCTGGAGATATAGACCCTTCAATTATAACTTTCTTGATGGAAGAACTCTCATTGTCTCCAGAACAAGTAACAGAACTATTGAATAAAAAATCAGGTGTACTAGGGATTTCTGGAATAAGTAGTGATTTCAGAGATCTGTGGGCTGCAGCTAAGGACAATAAAAGAGCACAACTCGCTTTAGATGTTTTCCATTATGAAGTTAAAAAGTTTATCTGTAGTTATGCAGGTGCCTTAGGTGGTGTGGATTGTATAATATTTACTGCTGGTGTTGGTGAAAACTCAGCAAAATCTAGAGAAGCTTGCTGCACAGGATTAGAGTTTTTAGGGGTTAAAATAGATAGTGAAAAGAATAATGTTATAGGCAAAGCGGCAGAAATAAGTACCTCAGATTCAACAGTAAAAGTTTTTGTAATACCAACTAATGAAGAATTAACGATAGCAAGAGATACAAAGGAAGTTGTTAATTCATAA
- a CDS encoding TIGR03915 family putative DNA repair protein, whose translation MVRYIYDGSFDGFLSVIYACYYNRSPESIERECSYNFNILYQDIVIETDMVKSEKVYKAILKKISEDTLVHVYQAFLSEEQGIELKLFKYIQLGFKQGSKVNDFLTEETVNEVQKYSRKVGFEAHRFLGLVRFQEFKGILYAAIQPTYNILELIGNHFKSRLSNEKWVIHDVKRKTGIVYENHEMILRDLNFEKLESREEEELFYQNLWKVFHKSVSIEERTNERLQMQHMPKKYWDNLIEMKK comes from the coding sequence TTGGTTAGATACATTTATGACGGAAGCTTTGACGGGTTTTTATCTGTTATTTATGCTTGCTATTATAATAGGAGCCCTGAAAGTATTGAGAGAGAGTGTAGCTATAACTTCAATATATTATATCAGGACATAGTTATAGAAACTGATATGGTAAAATCTGAAAAAGTATACAAAGCTATATTAAAAAAAATCTCTGAGGATACACTAGTTCATGTATATCAAGCCTTTTTATCTGAGGAACAGGGAATAGAATTAAAATTATTTAAATATATACAATTAGGGTTTAAACAGGGCAGTAAAGTAAATGATTTTCTAACAGAGGAAACCGTAAATGAAGTACAGAAATATTCTAGAAAGGTGGGCTTCGAGGCGCACAGATTTTTAGGACTTGTTAGATTTCAAGAATTTAAGGGCATTTTGTATGCAGCAATCCAGCCTACTTATAATATTCTTGAGCTTATAGGAAATCATTTTAAATCAAGACTCTCAAATGAAAAGTGGGTAATTCATGATGTTAAGAGGAAAACTGGCATAGTTTATGAAAATCATGAAATGATACTTAGAGATTTGAATTTTGAAAAATTAGAAAGTCGTGAGGAAGAAGAGTTGTTTTATCAAAATCTTTGGAAGGTCTTTCATAAAAGTGTATCAATAGAAGAAAGAACCAATGAAAGATTACAAATGCAACATATGCCAAAGAAATATTGGGATAATTTAATTGAGATGAAAAAGTGA
- a CDS encoding putative DNA modification/repair radical SAM protein, whose translation MDVMKKLEILSNSAKYDASCSSSGSNRKNTAGGIGNASTSGICHSWSQDGRCISLLKILYTNKCIYDCKYCINRASNDLERTSFTPSEVVDLTMNFYKRNYIEGLFLSSGVERSPDYTMENLVRILKDLRLIHKFNGYIHVKAIPGADPKFIYEAGLYADRMSVNIELPSEKSLKLLAPQKNKEDILKPMGLIKHSILESIEYKKKGFKAPKFTPGGQSTQIMVGATNESDLRVISLTEGLYNTFGLKRVYYSAYVPVASNINLPAIQTTPPLLKEHRMYQADWLLRYYGFKAKELLDEKNPNFDMDLDPKAFWALNNLDKFPVEVNNAHYEILLRVPGIGVTSALRIVRARRMCNLSYDNLKKIGVVLKRARYFLTCSGKFYGDKAMERGRLKNYLLDYESFDKPQQLSLFTQRSDLFG comes from the coding sequence GTGGATGTAATGAAAAAACTTGAAATATTATCTAATTCAGCAAAGTATGATGCTTCTTGCTCTTCTAGCGGTTCTAATAGGAAGAATACAGCGGGCGGTATAGGAAATGCATCAACATCAGGCATTTGCCATTCCTGGTCACAGGATGGTAGATGTATTTCACTACTTAAAATTTTGTATACTAATAAATGCATATATGATTGTAAATATTGCATTAATAGAGCTAGCAATGACTTAGAAAGGACCAGCTTTACTCCTAGTGAAGTGGTAGATTTAACTATGAATTTTTATAAGAGAAATTATATAGAGGGATTATTCTTAAGTTCAGGAGTAGAGAGAAGTCCAGATTACACAATGGAAAATTTAGTTAGAATTTTAAAGGATTTAAGGTTGATTCACAAATTTAATGGTTATATTCACGTAAAGGCTATTCCAGGCGCTGATCCGAAATTTATATATGAGGCAGGATTGTATGCAGATAGAATGAGTGTAAATATTGAGTTACCCTCTGAAAAAAGTTTAAAGCTTTTAGCGCCTCAAAAGAATAAGGAAGATATATTAAAACCTATGGGACTTATTAAACACAGTATACTTGAGTCTATTGAATATAAGAAAAAAGGATTTAAAGCACCAAAGTTTACGCCTGGTGGACAAAGTACGCAGATAATGGTTGGAGCAACTAATGAAAGTGACTTAAGAGTAATTAGCCTTACAGAAGGATTATACAACACTTTTGGACTTAAAAGAGTATATTATTCGGCTTATGTGCCAGTGGCATCAAACATAAATTTACCGGCTATTCAAACCACGCCTCCACTTCTAAAGGAACATAGAATGTATCAAGCAGATTGGCTTTTAAGGTATTATGGCTTTAAGGCGAAGGAATTATTAGATGAAAAAAACCCTAATTTTGATATGGATTTAGATCCTAAAGCCTTTTGGGCATTAAATAATTTAGACAAGTTCCCAGTAGAAGTAAATAATGCTCACTACGAAATATTACTTAGGGTTCCGGGCATAGGAGTAACATCGGCTTTAAGAATCGTAAGAGCAAGAAGAATGTGCAATCTTTCCTACGACAATTTAAAAAAAATAGGAGTAGTCCTTAAGAGAGCTAGATATTTTTTAACCTGTAGCGGTAAATTTTATGGAGATAAAGCCATGGAACGTGGAAGGCTTAAAAATTATTTGTTGGACTATGAAAGCTTTGATAAGCCGCAGCAACTTAGTTTATTTACCCAGAGGAGCGATTTATTTGGTTAG
- a CDS encoding methylated-DNA--[protein]-cysteine S-methyltransferase has translation MKIGYDIYDSPIGLIHVVVDEIGVKKVEIFEEDWKEYKSKHEFIQKDVELCNEVIVQLDEYFKGKRKNFNIPLSIEGTQFRKKVWKALQDIPYGETRNYLQIAESIGNPKAVRAVGQANKFNQLPIIIPCHRVIGKTGNLVGFAGNRTPTQKLLLQIEGVNVDK, from the coding sequence GTGAAAATTGGTTATGATATTTATGATTCCCCTATTGGACTAATCCATGTGGTTGTGGATGAGATAGGTGTTAAAAAAGTAGAAATTTTCGAAGAAGATTGGAAGGAATACAAGAGCAAGCATGAATTTATTCAGAAAGATGTGGAGCTATGTAATGAAGTTATAGTTCAGCTAGATGAATATTTCAAAGGAAAAAGGAAAAATTTTAATATACCATTATCTATAGAAGGTACGCAGTTCAGAAAAAAAGTATGGAAAGCCCTTCAAGATATTCCTTACGGCGAAACACGTAATTATCTTCAGATTGCAGAATCCATAGGAAACCCTAAGGCTGTAAGGGCAGTAGGTCAAGCTAATAAATTTAATCAATTACCTATAATTATACCTTGTCACAGAGTTATTGGTAAAACTGGCAATCTGGTAGGTTTTGCAGGTAATAGAACACCTACACAAAAACTACTATTGCAGATAGAAGGGGTAAATGTTGATAAATGA
- a CDS encoding ribonuclease Z: MVDIALLGCGGGMPIPERYLSSLLINYNGRKILLDCGEGTQVSMKILGWGFKSIDIICITHGHADHIVGLPGILATIGNSGRTEPITIIGPKGITDIVKGLRVAAPYLPYELNIIENPQEPLKVQTLKNSISPSVCEDHDLVISTLELEHSTNCLGYSFYFRRKPKFDVKSATINEIPRMFWNRLQKNETIIHHEKTYLPRMVLGKERTGIKLSFTTDTRPIPEIATFIKESDLFICEGTYGNENDIEKAIKNKHMTFSEAAQLALEGEVLELLLTHFSPSMNIPEEYKNRAESIFKNTIIGFDRLVKTISFKD; encoded by the coding sequence TTGGTTGATATAGCTCTACTAGGATGTGGAGGAGGAATGCCTATTCCTGAAAGGTACCTATCTTCTCTTCTCATAAACTATAACGGGAGAAAGATACTGCTTGATTGTGGTGAAGGTACCCAGGTATCCATGAAAATACTTGGCTGGGGATTTAAATCAATAGATATAATTTGTATAACCCATGGACATGCGGATCACATTGTTGGACTGCCAGGTATTCTTGCCACAATTGGTAACAGCGGTAGAACTGAACCCATTACAATAATTGGCCCCAAAGGTATTACTGATATTGTGAAGGGTCTGAGGGTTGCAGCACCTTACCTTCCTTACGAGCTTAATATTATAGAAAATCCACAGGAACCACTGAAAGTACAAACTTTAAAAAATAGTATTAGTCCTTCAGTGTGCGAAGATCATGATTTAGTAATTTCAACACTGGAACTTGAACACTCAACTAATTGTTTGGGTTATAGCTTTTATTTTAGGAGAAAACCAAAATTTGATGTAAAAAGTGCAACTATAAATGAAATACCAAGAATGTTTTGGAATAGACTTCAAAAAAATGAGACTATAATCCATCATGAAAAAACATATTTGCCCAGAATGGTGCTAGGAAAAGAAAGAACCGGTATAAAGCTTAGTTTCACCACGGACACAAGACCAATACCTGAAATAGCGACTTTTATTAAAGAAAGTGACTTGTTTATTTGTGAGGGAACCTATGGTAATGAAAATGATATTGAAAAAGCCATAAAGAACAAACATATGACCTTTAGCGAGGCAGCACAGCTTGCTTTGGAGGGTGAAGTGCTAGAACTCCTATTGACACATTTTAGTCCCTCTATGAATATCCCTGAAGAATATAAAAATAGAGCAGAGAGCATTTTCAAAAACACTATTATTGGCTTTGATAGACTTGTAAAGACAATTTCTTTTAAAGATTAG